The following proteins come from a genomic window of Lachnoclostridium phytofermentans ISDg:
- a CDS encoding DUF1015 domain-containing protein, producing the protein MAIIKPFYCVRPEKEYASRVAALPYDVYNRVEAKEAALKDELSFLNIDRPETGFEDSVDMYDERVYQRAKDLLIKRIKDGTYLEDEKKYYYIYELIMKGRSQTGIVACASIDDYQNNIIMKHENTREDKEQDRIRHVDTCSAQTGPIFLAYRSNEVIHNVVERVKKGEALYSFSTEDGISHNVWKIEEELSIETIEKAFGGIDRIYIADGHHRAASAAKVGLKRRKEAKEYDGSEEFNTFLSVLFPEDQLMIMPYNRVVANLNGLSKDEFLNAVRENFYVKNMEEVRVSPEKKGTFGMYLHHTWYELIAKETLLQIEDPVDALDVSLLQDYILNPILGIKDPRTDHRIDFIGGIRGLGELEKRATEDMTVAFSMYPTSIQELFAVSDVGKLMPPKSTWFEPKLRSGLFIHRI; encoded by the coding sequence ATGGCAATTATAAAACCGTTTTATTGTGTTAGGCCAGAGAAAGAATATGCAAGTCGTGTGGCAGCTTTACCATATGATGTCTATAACAGAGTGGAAGCGAAAGAGGCTGCCCTAAAAGATGAATTATCTTTTTTAAATATAGACCGTCCGGAGACTGGATTTGAGGATTCCGTAGATATGTATGATGAAAGGGTTTACCAAAGAGCAAAAGATTTGTTAATAAAACGAATCAAAGATGGAACTTATCTTGAGGATGAGAAAAAGTATTATTACATATATGAGCTGATAATGAAGGGGCGTTCGCAAACAGGTATTGTCGCTTGTGCTTCTATTGATGACTATCAGAATAATATAATTATGAAGCATGAAAATACAAGAGAAGACAAGGAGCAGGATAGAATTCGTCATGTAGATACCTGTAGTGCTCAAACTGGTCCGATTTTTTTAGCATACCGATCGAATGAAGTAATTCATAATGTTGTGGAGCGTGTAAAAAAAGGAGAAGCGCTATACTCTTTTAGTACAGAGGATGGGATATCACATAATGTTTGGAAAATAGAAGAGGAACTTTCTATAGAAACTATTGAAAAAGCTTTCGGTGGAATTGATAGAATTTATATTGCGGATGGACATCATCGAGCAGCGTCTGCGGCTAAGGTAGGTTTAAAAAGAAGAAAAGAAGCCAAGGAATATGATGGTAGCGAGGAGTTTAATACATTTCTTTCTGTATTATTTCCGGAGGATCAGCTTATGATTATGCCTTATAACAGGGTAGTTGCTAATTTGAATGGCCTTAGTAAAGATGAGTTTCTAAATGCTGTTCGTGAGAATTTTTATGTCAAGAATATGGAAGAAGTTAGAGTGTCTCCGGAGAAAAAAGGTACATTTGGTATGTATCTTCATCATACTTGGTATGAATTGATTGCAAAAGAGACATTATTACAGATAGAAGACCCAGTCGATGCGTTAGATGTGTCATTATTACAAGATTATATATTAAATCCGATTTTAGGGATCAAGGATCCTAGAACAGATCACAGAATTGATTTTATTGGTGGTATTCGTGGTCTTGGCGAGCTAGAAAAACGTGCTACGGAGGATATGACTGTTGCATTTTCCATGTATCCAACCTCTATTCAGGAATTGTTTGCTGTATCAGATGTAGGTAAATTAATGCCTCCGAAATCTACATGGTTTGAACCAAAATTAAGAAGCGGTTTGTTTATACATCGAATTTAA